DNA sequence from the Gordonia polyisoprenivorans genome:
GAGAAGTTCGAGCGTTCGCACGCCGATGCACCCGATTCCTTCGTGGTGCACCGCATCGACGAGCAACTCGCCAAGGCGCTCGACCGCAAGGTCTGGCTGCCCTCGGGCGGCACGCTGATCATCGAGCACACCGAGGCGATGACGGTCGTCGACGTCAACACCGGCAAGTTCACCGGTGCCGGCGGCAACCTCGAGGAGACGGTGACCCGTAACAACCTCGAGGCCGCCGAGGAGATCGTGCGGCAGATGCGGCTGCGCGACATCGGCGGCATGATCATCGTCGACTTCATCGACATGGTCCTCGAATCCAACCGAGATCTGGTGCTGCGCCGACTCACCGAGGCACTGGCCCGTGACCGCACCCGCCATCAGGTCTCCGAGGTGACCTCGCTCGGCCTGGTGCAGATGACCCGTAAACGGCTGGGAACCGGTCTGCTGGAAGCGTTTTCAACCACGTGCACCACGTGTAGCGGCCGTGGCGTGATCGTCCACTCCGCGCCGGTGGAGGTCCGGACCGACGACGCGGGCCGCGCCGACGCCGGGTCGAAGAAGTCTCGTCGCGGCAAGCGCAAGACCGAGCAGCCCGCCGAGCAACAGAAACCCGCCCACAATCCGGCCGAACACCCGATGTTCCGGGCGATGGCGGCGCACGCCCACGACGGCGACGAGGATCACGACGGTCACGTGGACCATGCGGATCATGACGGTCATGAGGCCGGGGGGCATGAGCACGACGGTCATGAGGCTGCGGTGAGCGCTCGACAGGCGCCGCAGAACACGTCGGAGAACACCGACGCTGCGGAATCGCAGGGAACCGGCACCACCGCAACCGACACCGAGACGCCGGAGACCGGCTCGTCGGCCGACGCCACCGAACACGCGTCGTCCAATGGCGAGGTCACCTCGGCGAGCGGACCCGAGAGCGCGGCGCAACCCGCGCCGGCCCGTCGGGGCAGGCGACGCGCCGCACGTCGCGCCGCTTCGCCGACGACGACGTCGGAGGTGACGGCGATGGTCGTCGCCGACGCTCCTGCCAAGCCCCTGACCACGTCCGGCCCGACCACCGAAACGACCGAGACCGCTGTCGCGGTCCGGCAGCGGCCGCGGCGCCGGGCTGCCGGGCGTCCGGCCGGTCCGCCCGCCGACGAGTAGGCACGGAAGCGGGATGGCGGACCCCGGTGAGGCGAGTTTGACCTGACCGGACCGGCTCCCGTAACCTTGATTGGTCGCCTCTGGCGGAGGGTTCGAGCTGTGCCGAGTCCCGAAGGGATCACTGTTCCCGGCGGGTCACACCGGCCGGGAACTCCCTCCACGGCAGGCCCTTCGGAGTGATCTGATGCAACCCCGGTGTAGCCGCTGGGTTTCGCACGGCCCACACCGGATGTACACACCCACACACCCGTGGACGCACCTGCGTGACACGGCCCGAGATGATGAACAAGAGGACAGCTTCGATGGCAACGTACGCGATCGTCAAGACCGGCGGTAAGCAGTACAAGGTCGCTCAGGGCGACATTGTGAAGGTCGAGAAGATCGACAGCGCGCCGGGCACCACCGTGAACCTGCCGGTGGCGCTGGTCGTCGACGGCTCCGAGCTCACCACCGACGCCGACAAGCTCGCGAAGATCTCGGTCACCGGTGAGATCGTCGAGCACGTCAAGGGCCCGAAGATCCGCATCCACAAGTTCAAGAACAAGACCGGCTACCACAAGCGCCAGGGTCACCGTCAGAAGCTGACGGTCCTCAAGGTCACCGGTATCAAGTAATTCTCGACTCAGCGCTACCCCAGGAGGACTGACACATGGCACACAAGAAGGGCGCGTCCAGCTCGCGCAACGGTCGCGATTCGAACGCCCAGCGGCTCGGCGTCAAGCGCTTCGGCGGCCAGCAGGTCAGCGCCGGCGAGATCCTGATCCGCCAGCGCGGCACCAAGTTCCACCCCGGCGTCAACGTCGGCCGTGGCGGCGACGACACCCTGTTCGCGCTTGCGGCGGGTGCGGTCGAGTTCGGTACCAAGCGTGGCCGCAAGACCGTGAACATCGTTCCGGAGACCGCTCAGGCCTGACCCGAGCGGTTCGCGAGAACCACCAGAGCTCTTCGACAGGGCGGGCAGGGGCATCATGCACCCGGCCCGCCCTTGTTGTTTGGCACAGTTGTTCTCACCACCTGGTTCTCACGGTTGGTTGTTGCGTAGTCGTTTGGTTGTTGTTGTCACCGGGTGTCGACCCCTCGTCGCGCCCGAAAAGGAAGGAACGTCATGTCGCGGTTCGTCGACCGGGTGACCATCCACGTCGCCGCCGGTAACGGCGGCCACGGCTGCTCCTCGGTGCACCGGGAGAAGTTCAAGCCGCTCGGCGGCCCCGATGGTGGCGACGGCGGAAACGGCGGCTCGGTGCGCCTGGTCGTCGACCCCCAGGTCCACACCCTGCTGGATTTCCATTTCCGTCCGCATGCCAAGGCGGGCAACGGGAAACCGGGGATGGGGGACAACCGCGACGGCGCGAACGGCGAGGACCTCGTGCTCGCCGTTCCCGACGGCACCGTCGTCCTCGATGCGGCGGGCACCATCCTCGCCGACCTCGTCGGGGCGGGCACCACCTTCGACGCCGCGCAGGGCGGTCGTGGCGGACTCGGCAACGCCGCCCTGGCCTCCCGGGCGCGCAAGGCGCCCGGGTTCGCGCTGCTCGGCGAGGAGGGTCAACACCGAGACCTGGTACTGGAGCTCAAGTCGGTCGCCGACGTCGGGCTGGTCGGGTTCCCGTCCGCGGGCAAATCGTCACTGGTGTCGGTACTCTCGGCCGCCAAACCGAAGATCGCCGATTACCCGTTCACCACGCTGCAGCCCAATCTGGGTGTGGTGCAGGCCGCCGGTGACGTGTTCACCATCGCCGACGTCCCCGGTCTGATCCCCGGCGCCTCCACCGGACGCG
Encoded proteins:
- the rplU gene encoding 50S ribosomal protein L21; its protein translation is MATYAIVKTGGKQYKVAQGDIVKVEKIDSAPGTTVNLPVALVVDGSELTTDADKLAKISVTGEIVEHVKGPKIRIHKFKNKTGYHKRQGHRQKLTVLKVTGIK
- the rpmA gene encoding 50S ribosomal protein L27 → MAHKKGASSSRNGRDSNAQRLGVKRFGGQQVSAGEILIRQRGTKFHPGVNVGRGGDDTLFALAAGAVEFGTKRGRKTVNIVPETAQA